The following proteins come from a genomic window of Thermomicrobiales bacterium:
- a CDS encoding hydantoinase B/oxoprolinase family protein produces the protein MDAIRLEVMWNRLVSVVNEQAAALMRTSFTSIVREAGDLSAGVFDARGNMIAQAVTGTPGHINAMATCIHHFLAVYPAETLRPGDVLITNDPQKTSGHLHDFTVITPVFLDDRLVGFFGNTCHVLDIGGIGLSTDARSIFEEGLFIPITKLFAQGNLNEELIKILTHNVRTPDPVLGDIYAQAAGNDVGAERLIEFMREFGLESLEPLADEIIDRSEQAMRRAISELPDGIYRNEVWSDGYEHPVKLAVAIEKTGDRMHVDWAGSSMESERGINVVLNYTHAYTTYALKCALAPEVPNNEGSFRPVTVDAPPRSILNALPPAPVSARHILGHFLPGAVFGALAQAIPDRVMAEGAANIWNLQFLGYDMDGDPFAYVWFSCGGTGARAIKDGLHATAFPSGISGVPAEVIEQLSPVIVHERSIRENSGGAGKFRGGCGQRLRLGVRTNQTYSFSGLFDRLHHPAQGFAGGSSGKPGNIELSDGRSIEGKGTLRLDPEVRITLDLPGGGGYFPASERDRSLIEQDLRSGIIDAEHAARDYGYPG, from the coding sequence ATGGACGCCATTCGTCTGGAAGTCATGTGGAACCGGCTCGTGTCGGTAGTGAACGAGCAGGCTGCCGCACTGATGCGCACCAGCTTCACTTCGATCGTGCGCGAAGCGGGCGATCTCTCGGCGGGTGTATTCGATGCGCGCGGAAACATGATCGCCCAGGCGGTCACAGGCACTCCTGGACACATCAACGCCATGGCGACCTGTATTCACCATTTTCTGGCCGTCTATCCGGCGGAGACGCTGCGTCCTGGCGATGTTCTGATCACCAACGATCCTCAGAAGACATCAGGGCACTTGCACGACTTCACCGTCATTACGCCGGTTTTTCTGGACGACCGGCTGGTGGGGTTCTTCGGCAACACCTGTCATGTGCTCGATATCGGCGGAATCGGGCTTTCGACCGATGCGCGATCGATCTTCGAAGAGGGACTCTTCATCCCGATCACCAAGCTGTTCGCGCAGGGGAATCTGAATGAGGAGCTCATCAAGATCCTTACGCACAACGTGCGCACCCCGGACCCCGTGCTGGGCGACATCTACGCGCAAGCTGCCGGCAACGATGTTGGCGCGGAGCGGCTGATCGAGTTCATGCGCGAGTTCGGACTGGAGTCGCTCGAGCCGCTGGCTGACGAGATCATCGACCGGTCAGAACAGGCGATGCGCCGCGCGATCAGCGAACTCCCGGACGGTATCTATCGCAACGAGGTCTGGTCGGACGGGTACGAGCATCCAGTGAAACTCGCCGTGGCCATCGAGAAAACAGGCGACCGGATGCACGTCGACTGGGCTGGGAGCTCGATGGAGAGCGAGCGCGGCATCAACGTGGTGCTGAACTACACCCACGCCTACACGACCTACGCGCTCAAGTGCGCGCTCGCGCCGGAGGTGCCCAACAACGAAGGCAGCTTCCGCCCGGTGACGGTCGATGCGCCACCGCGCAGCATTCTGAACGCACTGCCGCCTGCTCCGGTCTCGGCCCGGCATATCCTGGGGCACTTCCTTCCGGGGGCGGTCTTTGGCGCCCTGGCGCAGGCGATTCCCGACCGCGTCATGGCCGAGGGAGCGGCCAATATCTGGAATCTGCAATTCCTGGGATACGACATGGATGGCGATCCGTTTGCCTATGTCTGGTTCTCGTGTGGTGGCACCGGCGCGCGGGCGATCAAGGACGGTCTGCACGCCACCGCCTTCCCGAGCGGCATTTCTGGCGTCCCGGCCGAGGTGATCGAGCAGCTTTCGCCGGTGATCGTTCATGAGCGATCGATCAGGGAGAACTCAGGCGGAGCGGGCAAGTTTCGCGGTGGGTGCGGTCAACGGCTTCGACTCGGTGTTCGAACCAATCAGACCTACTCGTTCTCGGGACTCTTCGACCGCTTGCACCATCCCGCGCAAGGATTTGCAGGCGGCTCCTCAGGGAAACCGGGCAACATCGAGCTCTCGGACGGTCGCTCGATCGAGGGAAAGGGCACGCTCCGCCTCGATCCCGAGGTGCGCATCACGCTCGACTTGCCCGGCGGCGGCGGGTACTTTCCGGCGTCCGAGCGTGACCGGTCGTTGATCGAGCAAGACCTGCGCTCCGGCATCATCGACGCTGAACACGCGGCACGCGACTATGGCTACCCAGGTTGA